GTCGTTAGAACGACTAGTTATACCAGATGTATATTTGTCTTCAAAAGAAGCACAATAAGTATTTCCTGTAGTAGTTGCTTGCATTCCATCTACTTTTATGCTACCAGCATAGCAATATCCACTAGTATTATAAGCACAGTTAGTAGCGTCACAATTTAAATTATTATTTTTCATAAATAACCTCCTAAGTTTTTTATTTAAACTTATTATGTGAAGTTATTTAAATTTTATACACTTATTTACAATTACATTTCTTACATTTAACAATTACATCTTCAGAAGTTTCTCTTCCTAAATTTTTATTAACATGATACACATCAATATTTTCAGTTGAACCACAGATGGAACATTTAAAGTTGTTTTCTAGTAAAGTTCTTTCTCTAAACAATTTCCAGTACATAGAATTAATATAATCATTATA
This sequence is a window from Clostridioides difficile. Protein-coding genes within it:
- a CDS encoding DUF1540 domain-containing protein → MKNNNLNCDATNCAYNTSGYCYAGSIKVDGMQATTTGNTYCASFEDKYTSGITSRSNDTNQVDTDNIHCEAVKCKYNKNELCKAEKVHINSGNASCETFEMK